One stretch of Mangifera indica cultivar Alphonso chromosome 9, CATAS_Mindica_2.1, whole genome shotgun sequence DNA includes these proteins:
- the LOC123226406 gene encoding uncharacterized protein LOC123226406: MLTIFQSYKILILQATLSLSLTLLLTYLKIPVLFLQGLFTYVHPENVGNNNSQQGVRAAIRRPSSSDSGSGLDGYQTLSSKTNPELKKRSKAKEKFEFDENNAQIFRLKLDEGHLQTRIYFKEYNDSFIYSFIGLSCLLLNLYLDGNRDSGVLANGVLVVIFLGFVSFSKVFMSLVKLSFEKSASKKSERQLSLIVGFLGFILGLMICSGIVPKVLDFDFGAIDGFGKIFFAVLMGCIAGVLYMPAGKSARSFWLGTDQLRCNLPIIYCGWFARMILYANYMLIVSAALLWINPLTEILVKKRINDCKGENSCVGDVRKLVGNVGFSQEDFNRFRNWLLLLSGIIQIVALRPNLQMYLNEAVLSWYQRLHASKVPDLDFSRAKVFLHNHYLCLVVLQFFAPAILVLIFFGMSQIDGSSLGNFMWVCDLISCSAFVKEVSLFMAWWVIFVWAIYTSISLLLYRRGILYVS; the protein is encoded by the coding sequence ATGCTCACAATCTTTCAATCTTACAAGATTTTAATTCTACAAGCAACGCTTTCTCTATCGCTTACTTTACTTCTCACTTACCTCAAAATCCCTGTTCTTTTCTTGCAAGGTCTTTTCACTTATGTTCACCCTGAGAATGTTGGCAACAACAATTCTCAACAGGGTGTTCGAGCTGCCATTCGAAGACCCTCAAGCTCCGATTCAGGTTCTGGCCTTGATGGGTACCAGACTTTATCGTCTAAAACGAATCCTGAGCTCAAGAAGAGGAGTAAAGCCAAAGagaagtttgaatttgatgagAATAATGCTCAGATCTTTAGATTGAAACTCGATGAAGGTCATCTGCAAACTCGGATTTATTTTAAGGAGTATAATGATTCGTTTATTTACTCATTTATTGGATTATCTTGTTTGTTGCTGAACTTATATTTGGATGGAAATCGAGATTCTGGGGTTTTGGCTAATGGGGTTTTAGTTGTTATCTTTCTGGGGTTTGTTAGTTTCTCCAAAGTCTTTATGTCGTTAGTAAAGTTGTCGTTTGAGAAATCTGCATCAAAGAAGTCAGAGAGGCAACTGAGTTTGATTGTTGGATTTCTGGGGTTTATTTTAGGTCTCATGATTTGTTCTGGGATTGTTCCTAAAGTTTTGGACTTTGATTTTGGTGCAATCGATGGGTTTGGGAAGATCTTTTTTGCTGTTTTAATGGGCTGCATTGCAGGTGTCCTTTATATGCCTGCAGGAAAGAGTGCCAGGTCATTTTGGCTTGGAACTGATCAGCTTCGATGCAATTTGCCTATAATTTATTGTGGATGGTTTGCTAGAATGATTCTATATGCTAATTATATGTTGATTGTTTCTGCGGCTTTGCTTTGGATTAATCCATTAACAGAAATTCTTGTCAAGAAGAGGATTAATGATTGTAAAGGAGAAAATAGTTGTGTTGGAGATGTGCGGAAATTGGTTGGGAATGTAGGGTTTTCTCAGGAAGATTTTAACAGGTTTAGGAATTGGTTGTTGTTGCTTTCGGGTATCATTCAAATTGTGGCTTTACGTCCCAACTTGCAGATGTATTTGAATGAAGCAGTTTTGTCTTGGTACCAAAGATTGCATGCTAGCAAGGTCCCAGATTTGGATTTCAGTAGGGCTAAGGTTTTCCTTCACAATCACTACTTGTGTCTTGTGGTCCTGCAGTTTTTTGCACCAGCAATCCTGGTACTTATCTTTTTTGGCATGTCCCAAATTGATGGTAGCTCATTAGGAAATTTCATGTGGGTTTGTGATTTAATTTCATGCTCTGCATTTGTTAAAGAAGTAAGTCTATTTATGGCTTGGTGGGTTATCTTTGTTTGGGCTATTTACACTTCAATAAGCCTTCTGTTGTATCGTCGTGGcattttatatgtttcttaA